A genomic segment from Lutibacter sp. A80 encodes:
- a CDS encoding glycoside hydrolase, whose protein sequence is MINTKSIQKIASFILVIFSLMLIQSYTSNPNNINTENKLNSNSITLENASIKVIVDNKSGTFQVIEKKSGQIWNPDPWENAAGILTIKDLKGKSQDVNISNSESIVVDKKDETTVAISFNNPKLNNNTVAKGVSIKTEIRLTSMKLDVEVISYSSGDNKLVELRYPARAFSLETDVDKGAAVIPQKQGVICPSYIFPMNGGRFCMWDDATYYGRSKGKLPLYNNNIGLSMPWWGTYNEKSAVIGIIDESARPNMFYNINNNGQYLFTSKGIMSPYKRIEFLDPVWNLNRKNEKKIISYQFIPKGTHVEMAKVYRKEAIERGYFVSLKDKAKRNSDVKKLQGAIYMGLYGGYPHYVEMPGMAFTFKDLSKIIKTTHDDLGVDNAFFHAWGVFSNFVPNCWPINENLGGVAGLKEAVDLTKKYGYLYSSYHAYSATLENDPDFNTDLFAKSKDGKLINTNSRWANIDQNKQLGLAKKSLHKEIAALGLEADITDISFATYPDKDNTGLYNLAKYIDSLNLVNGTEHGQQQWIPYFDMFEGMTYKNSNLWEFSHPAPLFNLVYHDAIAVFGKIQDPDNQMSKYGDFKVKSLRNILYGIGTTIFFSPYEFEGMKDMIKMANEVVSPVNRETFFEELTSHEYLSVDFNLQKTTFASNTEVIANLGPVKQTTPDGISIPAFGYRVKFKDGTIKKGQFKTSLN, encoded by the coding sequence ATGATAAACACAAAAAGTATACAAAAAATAGCAAGTTTTATACTAGTGATTTTTAGTTTGATGTTAATTCAAAGTTATACATCAAACCCGAACAATATAAATACTGAAAATAAATTAAATTCTAATTCAATTACTTTAGAGAATGCTTCTATAAAAGTTATAGTCGACAATAAAAGTGGTACTTTTCAAGTAATAGAAAAGAAATCTGGGCAAATATGGAATCCAGATCCTTGGGAAAACGCTGCTGGTATTTTGACAATAAAAGATTTGAAAGGAAAATCTCAAGATGTTAATATTTCAAATAGTGAATCTATTGTAGTTGATAAAAAAGATGAAACAACAGTAGCTATTAGCTTTAACAATCCTAAATTAAATAATAATACTGTTGCTAAAGGGGTTTCAATTAAAACGGAAATCCGATTAACTTCTATGAAATTAGATGTTGAGGTTATTTCTTATAGTTCAGGCGACAATAAGTTGGTTGAACTAAGATATCCTGCAAGAGCTTTTAGCTTAGAAACCGATGTTGATAAAGGAGCTGCTGTAATTCCTCAAAAACAAGGTGTAATTTGTCCTTCTTATATTTTTCCAATGAATGGAGGGCGATTCTGCATGTGGGATGATGCTACATATTATGGAAGATCAAAGGGTAAACTACCTCTATATAATAATAACATAGGTTTATCTATGCCTTGGTGGGGAACATATAATGAAAAATCAGCGGTAATTGGTATTATTGATGAATCTGCAAGACCAAATATGTTTTATAACATAAACAATAATGGTCAGTATTTATTTACTTCAAAAGGTATAATGTCTCCTTATAAAAGAATAGAATTTTTAGATCCTGTGTGGAATTTAAATAGAAAAAATGAGAAAAAAATTATAAGCTATCAATTTATTCCAAAAGGAACACATGTTGAAATGGCAAAAGTTTACAGAAAAGAAGCCATTGAAAGAGGTTATTTTGTTTCTTTAAAAGATAAGGCTAAAAGGAATTCTGACGTAAAAAAATTACAAGGAGCTATTTATATGGGATTGTATGGAGGCTATCCACATTATGTTGAAATGCCTGGAATGGCTTTTACTTTCAAAGATTTAAGTAAAATCATAAAAACTACTCATGATGATTTAGGTGTTGACAATGCCTTTTTTCATGCTTGGGGAGTGTTTTCAAATTTTGTTCCAAATTGCTGGCCAATTAATGAAAATTTAGGAGGTGTAGCAGGTTTAAAAGAAGCTGTAGATTTAACTAAAAAATATGGATATCTGTATTCCTCTTATCATGCTTATTCAGCAACTTTAGAAAATGACCCTGATTTTAACACAGATTTATTTGCTAAAAGCAAAGATGGAAAGTTAATAAATACAAATAGTAGATGGGCTAATATTGACCAAAATAAACAATTAGGTTTGGCAAAAAAAAGCTTGCACAAGGAAATTGCTGCATTAGGTTTGGAGGCTGATATTACTGATATTTCTTTTGCAACTTATCCAGATAAAGACAATACAGGGTTGTATAATTTAGCTAAATATATAGACTCATTAAATTTAGTTAATGGAACGGAACATGGACAACAACAATGGATTCCTTATTTTGATATGTTTGAAGGTATGACTTATAAAAATTCCAATCTTTGGGAATTTTCTCACCCTGCTCCACTATTTAATTTAGTATACCACGATGCTATTGCTGTGTTTGGAAAAATTCAAGATCCAGATAACCAAATGTCTAAATACGGAGATTTTAAAGTAAAGAGTTTAAGAAATATATTATACGGTATTGGAACAACAATTTTCTTTTCTCCTTATGAATTTGAAGGAATGAAAGATATGATTAAAATGGCTAATGAAGTAGTGAGCCCAGTAAATCGTGAAACCTTCTTTGAAGAATTAACTAGTCATGAATATTTAAGTGTTGACTTTAACCTTCAAAAAACAACTTTTGCATCTAATACGGAAGTAATAGCAAATTTAGGTCCGGTAAAACAAACTACACCTGATGGAATTAGTATACCAGCGTTTGGATATCGAGTTAAGTTTAAAGATGGAACTATTAAAAAAGGCCAGTTTAAAACAAGTTTAAACTAA
- a CDS encoding glycoside hydrolase family 2 TIM barrel-domain containing protein: MKIKFLILSFVAILGIQNTFSQNDWENELMFEQNKMRSRVPTYSFKSHKDALEGNRNNSRMKSLNGTWKFNYVGKSSDRPQDFIAKDFNGDSKDWKDIPVPSNWELEGFGQPIYSNIIYPFTPDIFNGGTRNFNYMGPHPPQFPYVEKYRDNPVGSYYRDFTIPEDWNNQSIILHFGGVSSAFYVWVNGEKVGYSQGSRLAAEFDITEYISEGKNRVAVQAFRWSDGSYLEDQDMWRLSGIHRDVMLLAQPKIALNDFFVRTKFDANLENAKLEIRPIMWVKGDEEKLEDWKLKAELYDANNKKVLEKPMVASIEAIHFERWPQRDITKFAFLEANIKNPNKWSSENPYLYTLVIDVTDPNGNVIESRSQKVGFRKIAFSDENELLVNGKPVKIKGVNRHDHSPTKGKALTREDLEKDIKLLKQFNFNAVRTSHYPNDPYFYELCDKYGLYVMDEANIETHHLGSYAPQQPSLAIPILSRIMRMVDRDKNFPCIISWSMGNEAGSGPAFAAAAGWIRDYDPSRFIHYEGAQGDPTDPDYKEGEEGQNVFRGPAHANPDDPDYVDVLSRMYPEIYQLKAMSESKHIDRPIVMCEYAHAMGNSIGGLGEYWDLINSKPNLIGGFIWDMIDQGIETTNDKGEKYYAYGGDFGDIPNDKNFCINGVFSPDRKPNPHAWECKYIFQPFNFKNSDVKNGEVLAINHLNFTNLNKYEVRWTLSENGKQLQTGILKNVDVKATTTATLNIPFKKVKFKDDAEYWIKISVHEKVDRFWASKGYEVAKDQILLKARSFSNEYVSTSKSSISSTEVNNEIVIAGKRFSAKVSKTNGELISFIKNGTEQIVSPLKPNFFRPPIDNDLRGASSKMFRESRKYWEFLGDKLKTTSVVSSSNKTNEIVILVKKEFNNEVKLEISYRFLSDGRIVVKMDMDAKESLPGLVRFGMTMGVSKSYKNTTFYGKGPWENYIDRKRGAEVDEFSFKTDDLFYNYIFPQENGNRSDVRWLKLATSNKAKTGLSIKGSPEFGFSIWPYSADNIVKAKHPFDLEKQGFYTLNLDLIQMSVNGTLSETLPQFIIHSGNYTFEFIISNL, encoded by the coding sequence ATGAAAATAAAATTTCTGATTCTTAGTTTTGTAGCTATCCTAGGCATCCAAAACACTTTTTCTCAAAACGATTGGGAAAACGAATTAATGTTCGAACAAAATAAAATGCGTTCACGTGTTCCAACCTATTCATTTAAATCTCATAAAGATGCTTTAGAAGGAAATAGAAACAATTCTAGAATGAAATCCTTAAACGGTACTTGGAAATTTAACTACGTTGGAAAATCTTCTGATAGACCTCAAGATTTTATTGCAAAAGATTTTAATGGAGATTCAAAAGATTGGAAAGATATTCCTGTACCTTCAAACTGGGAGTTAGAAGGATTTGGGCAACCAATTTACTCGAATATCATTTACCCTTTTACACCTGATATTTTTAATGGAGGAACTAGAAATTTTAATTATATGGGACCACATCCTCCACAATTTCCATATGTAGAAAAATATAGAGACAATCCTGTAGGAAGTTATTATAGAGATTTTACAATTCCAGAAGATTGGAATAATCAATCAATAATTCTTCATTTTGGAGGAGTTTCTTCTGCTTTTTATGTATGGGTAAATGGTGAAAAAGTAGGGTATAGCCAAGGAAGTAGATTGGCTGCTGAATTTGATATTACAGAATATATTTCTGAAGGAAAAAATAGAGTAGCTGTACAAGCATTTAGATGGAGTGATGGAAGTTATTTAGAAGATCAAGATATGTGGCGTTTAAGTGGTATTCATAGAGATGTAATGCTATTAGCACAACCAAAAATTGCTTTAAACGACTTTTTTGTAAGAACTAAATTTGATGCTAATCTAGAAAATGCCAAATTAGAAATTCGTCCAATTATGTGGGTAAAAGGAGATGAAGAAAAATTGGAAGATTGGAAATTAAAAGCAGAACTATACGATGCAAATAATAAAAAAGTATTAGAAAAACCAATGGTTGCTTCAATAGAAGCTATTCATTTTGAACGTTGGCCACAACGCGATATTACAAAATTTGCTTTTTTAGAAGCAAATATTAAAAATCCAAACAAATGGTCTTCAGAAAATCCATATTTATACACTTTAGTAATTGACGTTACCGACCCAAATGGAAATGTAATTGAATCTAGAAGTCAAAAAGTTGGGTTTAGAAAAATTGCTTTTAGTGATGAAAATGAATTATTAGTAAATGGAAAACCTGTGAAAATTAAGGGTGTAAATCGTCACGATCATAGTCCAACAAAAGGAAAAGCATTGACAAGAGAAGATTTAGAAAAGGATATAAAATTATTAAAACAATTTAATTTTAATGCTGTGCGTACTTCTCACTATCCTAATGATCCTTATTTTTATGAATTATGTGATAAATATGGACTATATGTAATGGATGAAGCTAATATTGAAACACACCATTTAGGTAGTTATGCACCACAACAACCAAGTTTAGCAATCCCCATATTAAGTAGAATTATGCGAATGGTTGATAGAGATAAAAACTTTCCTTGTATTATTTCTTGGTCTATGGGTAACGAGGCTGGCTCTGGTCCTGCTTTTGCTGCTGCTGCTGGCTGGATTAGAGATTACGACCCGTCTCGCTTTATTCATTATGAAGGTGCTCAAGGAGATCCTACTGATCCAGATTATAAAGAAGGAGAAGAAGGACAAAATGTATTCAGAGGCCCTGCGCACGCAAATCCAGATGACCCAGATTATGTTGATGTATTGAGCAGAATGTATCCTGAAATTTATCAATTAAAAGCAATGTCTGAAAGTAAACATATTGATAGACCAATTGTTATGTGCGAGTATGCACACGCAATGGGTAATTCTATTGGTGGTTTAGGTGAATATTGGGATTTAATAAATTCTAAACCTAATCTTATAGGTGGTTTTATTTGGGATATGATAGATCAAGGCATAGAAACAACAAATGATAAAGGGGAAAAATATTATGCGTATGGAGGTGATTTTGGAGATATTCCAAACGATAAAAACTTTTGTATTAATGGTGTTTTTTCACCAGATAGAAAACCAAATCCACACGCGTGGGAATGTAAATATATTTTTCAACCTTTTAATTTTAAAAATTCAGATGTAAAGAATGGGGAAGTTTTAGCAATCAATCATTTAAACTTTACTAATTTGAATAAATATGAAGTTAGATGGACACTTTCTGAAAATGGAAAACAATTACAAACTGGTATTTTAAAAAATGTAGACGTAAAAGCTACAACTACTGCAACTTTAAATATTCCATTTAAAAAAGTAAAATTTAAAGATGATGCCGAATATTGGATTAAAATTAGTGTTCACGAAAAAGTAGATCGTTTTTGGGCTTCAAAAGGTTACGAGGTTGCAAAAGATCAAATTCTATTAAAAGCTAGAAGTTTTTCTAATGAATATGTTTCAACTTCTAAATCTTCAATTTCTTCAACAGAAGTTAACAATGAAATAGTGATTGCAGGTAAACGTTTTTCTGCAAAAGTTTCTAAAACAAATGGAGAATTAATTTCATTCATAAAAAATGGAACTGAACAAATAGTTTCACCTTTAAAACCAAACTTTTTTCGCCCTCCAATAGACAATGATTTAAGAGGTGCAAGTAGCAAAATGTTTAGAGAGTCTAGAAAGTATTGGGAGTTTTTAGGCGATAAATTAAAAACTACCTCAGTAGTAAGTTCATCAAACAAAACTAATGAAATTGTTATTCTTGTTAAAAAAGAATTTAATAATGAAGTTAAATTAGAGATTAGTTATAGATTTTTAAGTGATGGACGTATTGTGGTGAAAATGGATATGGATGCTAAAGAATCTTTACCAGGCCTTGTTAGATTTGGTATGACAATGGGAGTTTCTAAGAGTTATAAAAACACAACTTTTTACGGAAAAGGTCCTTGGGAAAATTATATTGATAGAAAACGAGGTGCTGAAGTTGATGAGTTTAGTTTTAAAACTGACGATTTATTTTACAATTATATATTTCCGCAAGAAAACGGAAATAGAAGTGATGTGAGATGGTTAAAATTAGCTACTTCAAATAAAGCTAAAACAGGATTGTCTATTAAAGGTTCTCCAGAATTTGGATTCTCTATTTGGCCATATTCAGCAGATAATATTGTAAAAGCAAAACATCCATTTGATTTAGAAAAACAAGGCTTTTATACCTTAAATTTAGATTTAATTCAAATGAGTGTTAATGGAACTTTATCTGAAACTTTACCTCAGTTTATAATTCATTCAGGAAACTATACTTTTGAATTTATAATTAGTAACTTATAA